The Mesobacillus jeotgali genome window below encodes:
- a CDS encoding cytidine deaminase, which translates to MNKEQLVESARQTKKNAYAPYSKFPVGAALLLKDGTVYNGVNVENVSFGATNCAERTAIFTAVANGYKKGDFAAIAVSGDTADFLPPCSICRQVMAEFCSPDMPVYLTNDKEEIRELALKELLPYAFTDLDM; encoded by the coding sequence ATGAACAAAGAACAATTAGTGGAAAGTGCGCGTCAGACGAAAAAGAATGCGTATGCGCCTTACTCCAAATTTCCTGTAGGAGCAGCTTTGCTGCTAAAAGATGGCACCGTTTACAACGGAGTGAATGTAGAAAATGTATCATTTGGTGCGACGAACTGCGCGGAAAGGACAGCTATTTTTACAGCTGTGGCGAATGGTTACAAAAAAGGTGACTTCGCGGCGATCGCCGTCTCTGGGGATACGGCCGACTTCCTCCCGCCTTGCAGCATCTGCAGGCAGGTGATGGCTGAATTCTGCTCACCTGATATGCCGGTGTACCTAACGAATGACAAAGAAGAGATCCGGGAACTGGCTTTAAAAGAATTACTGCCATATGCATTCACGGACTTAGATATGTAA